A single genomic interval of Chryseobacterium paludis harbors:
- a CDS encoding polysaccharide pyruvyl transferase family protein, whose protein sequence is MEEIKKYGLMGCSRKQTNVGDYVQALAAKQYLPQVDIYRDREELNTYEGDDIKMIMNGWYMHNPKNWPPSEKINPLFVSMHINSSVYEGMTEEKSINYFKKHQPIGCRDKATAKLLSDHGVDAYYSGCLTLTLGRTYIRKPEEISDEILFIDPLFHYFSLKEMLNSRIKLLSRIKRRRFFEFMLKKKVFKTQFSDDILKKAKFITQVIPETTIENNFKIADEYLKRLSKAKLVVTSRIHCALPCLAMGTPVVFLNGGFEGFGNRFNSRFDGLIDFFNRVDISLDGKITRNFDFDGKIGFNNLPVNKSLHIPFANDLMAKCEGFVAKN, encoded by the coding sequence ATGGAAGAAATCAAAAAGTATGGCTTAATGGGTTGTTCAAGGAAACAAACAAATGTTGGAGACTATGTACAAGCACTTGCCGCAAAGCAATATTTACCCCAGGTAGATATTTACAGAGATAGAGAAGAATTAAATACTTATGAGGGTGATGATATCAAAATGATCATGAACGGTTGGTATATGCACAATCCTAAAAATTGGCCCCCTTCTGAGAAAATAAATCCGTTATTTGTTTCAATGCATATCAATTCTTCAGTTTATGAAGGAATGACGGAAGAAAAAAGTATTAATTATTTTAAAAAACATCAACCAATTGGTTGTAGAGATAAAGCTACCGCTAAATTGTTAAGCGATCATGGTGTAGATGCTTATTATTCGGGTTGTTTGACACTTACTTTAGGCAGAACCTATATAAGAAAACCAGAAGAAATTTCAGATGAAATTTTATTCATTGATCCTCTTTTTCATTACTTTTCTCTTAAAGAAATGCTAAACTCAAGAATTAAATTATTGAGTAGAATTAAAAGAAGAAGGTTTTTTGAATTTATGCTAAAAAAGAAAGTGTTTAAAACTCAATTTTCTGATGACATATTAAAAAAAGCAAAATTCATTACACAAGTCATTCCTGAAACTACAATAGAAAATAACTTCAAGATTGCCGATGAGTATCTAAAGAGATTAAGTAAGGCAAAGTTAGTAGTCACTTCAAGAATTCATTGTGCACTTCCATGTTTAGCAATGGGGACTCCCGTTGTATTTTTAAATGGAGGTTTTGAAGGATTTGGAAATAGATTCAATAGCCGTTTTGATGGATTAATAGACTTCTTCAATAGAGTAGATATCTCACTTGATGGTAAAATCACAAGGAATTTTGATTTTGATGGTAAAATTGGGTTTAATAATCTTCCTGTTAATAAGTCCCTTCATATTCCTTTTGCCAATGATTTGATGGCTAAATGTGAGGGTTTTGTCGCTAAAAACTAA
- a CDS encoding glycosyltransferase — protein sequence MKARKVILFTRRFPYFKTEAFLEAEINILAEAFDEVVIFPTEISDEIRQVPANVKIEKDFSKHFQNKNKRILQTAVSSFFWNALWKYKSKINSVGSLKHIFQFSSSVIAYKSYFKNYKFSDSDLLYTYWFTEATKAFIDLKKTKKFKVISRAHRYDIYEGIPSTPAFWPFRKDVLEKIDRLYSISENGKDYLEGKYKVNNKIKVSKLGVFDKGKIAPQNLENEVSIVSVSRIDPMKRVQLIADSIIEFAKLNPEKKITWTHFGDGKERVNIKNSIPELSNLKAQLNGGVPNTQIYKYYEENPVSIFINLSSSEGIPVSIMEAQSFGIPVIATNVGGSGEIVQKETGKLLNADPLISDVNLAINQILGENLSREEVKKFWSLNFNAQVNYENFVNDLKSEFF from the coding sequence ATGAAGGCTAGAAAAGTAATTTTATTTACCCGAAGGTTTCCTTATTTTAAAACTGAAGCATTTTTAGAGGCAGAAATCAATATTCTGGCTGAAGCATTTGATGAAGTGGTGATTTTTCCAACTGAAATTAGTGATGAGATTAGACAGGTTCCTGCAAACGTAAAAATTGAAAAAGATTTTTCTAAGCACTTTCAGAATAAAAATAAGAGAATTCTACAAACTGCTGTCAGTTCTTTTTTTTGGAACGCTTTATGGAAATATAAATCGAAAATCAATTCAGTAGGTTCACTTAAACATATATTTCAATTTTCCTCTAGTGTAATTGCTTACAAATCGTATTTCAAAAATTATAAATTTTCTGATTCAGATTTATTATATACTTATTGGTTTACAGAAGCAACTAAAGCATTTATAGATCTTAAAAAGACAAAGAAATTTAAAGTAATTTCCAGGGCACATAGATATGATATTTATGAAGGAATTCCCTCGACTCCGGCATTTTGGCCTTTTAGAAAAGATGTTTTAGAGAAAATAGATAGATTGTATTCGATTTCAGAAAATGGTAAAGACTACTTAGAAGGGAAATATAAAGTTAACAACAAAATAAAAGTTTCAAAACTCGGTGTTTTCGATAAGGGGAAAATTGCACCCCAAAACTTAGAAAATGAAGTAAGTATCGTTTCTGTTTCCAGGATTGATCCTATGAAAAGAGTTCAATTAATCGCCGATTCTATTATAGAGTTTGCAAAATTAAACCCTGAAAAAAAGATTACCTGGACTCATTTTGGAGATGGTAAAGAAAGAGTAAATATAAAAAATAGTATTCCAGAATTATCCAATCTAAAAGCTCAATTGAACGGAGGTGTTCCGAATACCCAAATTTATAAGTATTACGAAGAAAATCCAGTTTCCATCTTCATCAACCTAAGTAGTTCTGAAGGCATTCCAGTTTCTATTATGGAAGCACAATCTTTTGGTATACCGGTAATTGCTACCAATGTTGGGGGAAGTGGAGAAATTGTTCAGAAAGAAACAGGAAAGCTATTAAATGCGGATCCACTCATTTCAGATGTAAATTTGGCAATAAATCAGATATTGGGTGAAAATTTAAGTAGAGAAGAAGTAAAAAAATTCTGGAGTTTGAATTTTAATGCCCAAGTCAATTATGAAAATTTTGTAAATGATTTAAAATCTGAATTTTTTTAA
- a CDS encoding polysaccharide pyruvyl transferase family protein, with protein sequence MKNKIVYIVATQYDNVGDLLINKCLIDQISRFGQVYLDTRNVPERFKKELLKDTQNVKELSEITNKSFKGKSVVPLYFSNLGITHIFKSPGPFGSAGNKKVFLKNMLIGVIFKIFKSKGVKSYLVGNDVHYKNELDKRSVNFFSKNTEKILCRSYTNVNALKGLGFKNIDYIPDMCFGYSPKDIVESESNEIGVSFRRLNDENYHRKIVDAIQNILDNTDKKVTFFYQVNHDFEYNNELFTHFKNNQNVSFHKDCLQWDSLSFYNKFSFTLSNRLHVLLLGMVYNVIPIGLLNNDLKTQKIIDIFDGVDLNDFLVSELTKEAIEALILKEQELKQLIKEVTLEQKTLIENKIFELIEK encoded by the coding sequence ATGAAAAATAAAATAGTATACATAGTTGCTACACAATATGATAATGTAGGTGATTTACTGATTAATAAGTGCTTGATTGATCAGATTTCCAGATTTGGACAGGTTTACCTAGATACCAGAAATGTGCCGGAACGATTTAAAAAAGAGCTTTTAAAAGATACCCAAAACGTAAAAGAATTATCAGAAATTACCAATAAAAGTTTTAAAGGAAAGAGTGTAGTTCCGTTATATTTTTCAAATTTGGGGATTACACATATTTTTAAAAGCCCTGGTCCTTTTGGAAGTGCAGGGAACAAGAAAGTGTTTCTGAAGAATATGCTGATCGGAGTAATTTTTAAGATATTTAAATCTAAAGGTGTAAAATCTTACTTGGTAGGCAATGACGTTCATTACAAAAATGAACTAGACAAAAGGTCGGTGAACTTTTTTTCTAAAAATACCGAAAAAATACTTTGTAGAAGTTATACTAATGTAAATGCATTAAAAGGACTAGGATTCAAAAATATTGATTATATCCCAGATATGTGTTTTGGATATTCTCCAAAAGATATTGTTGAATCTGAATCTAATGAAATTGGTGTTTCTTTTCGAAGATTAAATGATGAAAATTATCATCGGAAAATAGTAGATGCAATCCAAAATATTTTAGATAATACGGATAAAAAAGTAACCTTCTTTTATCAAGTTAATCACGATTTTGAATACAATAATGAATTATTTACCCATTTCAAAAATAATCAAAATGTAAGTTTTCACAAGGATTGTTTACAATGGGACAGTTTGTCTTTCTACAATAAATTCTCTTTTACACTTAGTAACAGGTTACATGTTTTGCTATTAGGAATGGTATATAATGTAATTCCAATTGGGCTATTGAATAATGATTTAAAAACTCAGAAGATAATTGATATTTTTGATGGAGTGGATTTAAATGATTTCTTAGTCAGTGAACTAACTAAAGAGGCAATAGAAGCATTGATTTTAAAAGAACAAGAATTAAAACAATTAATAAAAGAAGTCACCTTAGAGCAAAAAACATTGATTGAAAATAAAATTTTTGAATTAATAGAAAAGTAA
- a CDS encoding EpsG family protein — protein sequence MEIYLMIILIVLFFLGLRIKNTIIVVFFLIIIATFRAYTVGIDTNNYLLNYKYEIDLHKIPQLIKKIEIGWLYLNVFVKEYFQEFRIILFVSSVLTLLPLNYVFRKETKSPLLTFLFYIFLFYYFFSFSIVRQAIAVSLFMLSIHFLVKGKQLKFFFYIGLGALFHYSILALIPIIFVLKRINLSYFWYSAILVITFFIGFSGVLDLAKSYLALLPFEKYANYEDYNAGSAFNRIANYIFIVPKTLLFMYIYFYTKKYNLYNNVIQMKLFWVGIIVLNLFLAVPQVSRFTYYLTIFEVIIMSNFIFNIPKRKKLEVLIVCFSYCLVYFIYYSITNRFGVIPYKI from the coding sequence ATGGAAATTTATTTAATGATTATACTAATTGTATTATTTTTTCTTGGTTTAAGGATTAAGAATACAATTATTGTTGTATTTTTTTTAATAATAATTGCTACATTTAGGGCATATACTGTCGGAATTGATACCAATAATTATTTATTAAACTACAAGTATGAAATCGATTTACATAAAATTCCTCAATTAATAAAAAAAATTGAAATAGGCTGGCTTTACTTAAATGTATTTGTAAAAGAATATTTTCAAGAATTTAGAATTATATTATTTGTATCAAGTGTTTTAACTCTTCTTCCTCTAAATTATGTTTTTAGAAAAGAAACTAAGTCACCTTTATTAACATTTTTGTTTTATATTTTTCTTTTTTATTATTTCTTTTCATTCAGTATTGTTAGACAAGCTATTGCAGTATCGTTATTTATGTTATCCATTCACTTTTTAGTGAAAGGGAAACAGCTTAAGTTCTTTTTTTATATTGGTTTAGGTGCATTGTTTCATTATTCAATTCTAGCTTTGATTCCCATTATATTTGTTTTAAAAAGAATTAACCTTTCTTATTTCTGGTATTCTGCGATCTTAGTTATAACATTTTTTATTGGATTTTCAGGAGTTTTAGATTTGGCAAAATCTTATTTAGCATTATTGCCATTTGAAAAATATGCCAATTATGAAGATTATAATGCTGGTAGTGCTTTTAATAGAATTGCAAACTATATCTTCATCGTGCCTAAAACGCTTTTGTTTATGTATATTTATTTTTATACAAAAAAATACAACCTGTATAACAATGTGATCCAGATGAAACTTTTTTGGGTAGGAATTATTGTATTGAACTTGTTTTTAGCCGTTCCACAGGTTTCTAGATTTACTTATTATTTAACTATTTTTGAAGTGATAATTATGTCAAACTTCATATTTAATATTCCAAAGAGAAAAAAATTAGAAGTATTAATAGTTTGTTTTTCATATTGTTTGGTTTATTTTATTTACTATTCAATTACCAATCGTTTTGGTGTAATTCCTTATAAAATATGA
- a CDS encoding glycosyltransferase — protein MDKHLDCDFYFGDKMGDVKKLDYNELHGFKGELKNVPLFSNFYWQSGAISLFFKNYSNYIILGEYYCLSTWLILFLSIFSSKKVYLWTHGWYGKESFIIKIIKKIFFSMGTGIFLYGEYAKKLMIKEGFSSSKLHVIYNSLNYEEQIVIRKKLIKSDVYLNHFGNKAPILIFIGRLTKVKKLHYILEAQKKLKDQNIPLNLVIIGDGEERGFLNSKVSEYDLKDCVWFVGQLYDENAIANYIFNADLCVSPGNVGLTAMHTLMYGTPVITHNNFALQMPEFEALEIGKTGDFFEHENVNSLTDKIYQWFQKDVSREEIRKNCYQVIDEKFNPEFQVSKIKSVVYEN, from the coding sequence ATGGATAAGCATTTAGATTGTGACTTTTATTTTGGAGACAAAATGGGGGATGTAAAAAAATTAGATTATAATGAATTACATGGATTTAAAGGAGAATTAAAAAATGTTCCGTTATTTTCTAATTTTTACTGGCAATCAGGCGCTATTTCTTTATTTTTTAAGAATTACAGCAATTATATTATTTTAGGTGAGTACTATTGCCTATCAACATGGCTCATCTTATTTCTTTCTATATTTTCATCTAAAAAGGTGTATTTATGGACTCATGGCTGGTATGGAAAAGAATCATTTATAATTAAAATTATTAAAAAAATATTCTTTTCAATGGGAACCGGAATTTTTCTATATGGAGAATATGCCAAAAAATTGATGATAAAAGAAGGCTTTAGTTCATCTAAATTACATGTTATTTATAATTCTTTAAATTATGAAGAGCAAATTGTCATTAGGAAGAAATTGATAAAGTCAGATGTATATTTGAATCATTTTGGAAATAAAGCACCTATACTTATTTTCATTGGCAGGCTTACTAAAGTAAAAAAACTACATTACATCTTAGAAGCTCAAAAGAAATTAAAAGACCAGAATATTCCATTAAATTTAGTTATAATCGGAGATGGTGAGGAACGAGGATTTCTAAATTCTAAAGTTTCAGAGTATGATCTTAAAGATTGTGTTTGGTTCGTAGGGCAGTTGTATGATGAAAATGCAATTGCAAATTATATTTTTAACGCTGATCTTTGTGTATCCCCTGGCAATGTTGGACTTACGGCAATGCATACTTTAATGTATGGAACTCCAGTAATAACACACAATAATTTTGCATTACAAATGCCTGAATTTGAAGCTTTAGAAATTGGTAAGACAGGTGATTTTTTCGAACATGAAAACGTTAATTCATTGACGGATAAAATTTATCAGTGGTTTCAAAAAGACGTATCGAGAGAGGAGATTCGAAAAAATTGCTATCAAGTAATTGATGAAAAATTTAATCCTGAATTTCAGGTTTCTAAAATAAAAAGTGTGGTTTATGAAAATTAA
- a CDS encoding acyltransferase: MKIKQRIRKVFREMKTFVYRNFLGYKNLDSTFYFGGKSNVSKDLQAGKWSYIGPNCIIYPKVTIGDYTMIAHDVSILGGDHKYNMPGVPCIFTGRDFLGETKIGKDVWIGAYSKIIAGVTIGDGAIIALGSIVTKDVEPYSIYAGIPAKKIKNRFQNSQDIEKHEKMLNSKVSVFGFEDLCK, translated from the coding sequence ATGAAAATTAAACAAAGAATTAGAAAGGTTTTCAGAGAGATGAAAACGTTTGTTTATAGAAATTTTTTGGGATATAAAAATTTAGATTCAACATTTTATTTTGGTGGTAAATCAAATGTGTCAAAAGATTTACAAGCTGGGAAATGGTCATACATTGGCCCAAATTGTATAATTTATCCAAAAGTAACAATTGGTGATTATACCATGATTGCCCATGATGTTTCAATTCTAGGAGGTGATCATAAATATAATATGCCTGGAGTTCCCTGTATTTTTACTGGACGTGATTTTTTAGGTGAAACCAAAATTGGAAAAGATGTTTGGATTGGTGCATATTCCAAAATCATTGCAGGTGTCACAATCGGAGATGGAGCCATTATCGCATTAGGCTCAATTGTAACAAAGGATGTAGAGCCATATTCAATTTATGCAGGAATTCCTGCTAAAAAAATAAAAAATAGGTTTCAAAATTCCCAAGATATAGAGAAACATGAAAAAATGCTTAACTCGAAGGTTTCTGTATTTGGATTTGAAGATCTTTGTAAATAA
- a CDS encoding hyaluronidase, producing the protein MRFLCMFLLIFNLLFSVFLPNQKNNLDVKQAKNLDLLFLVEPDSDSQLKFSKDNNLKTYMIFYQQFFVKDEKFNEEMLRNQIETKFPDVNSTGFAVLDWEGKALKSFQQQKDPGMVDYYKGEFLKAIRFAKKLRPNVKWGFYHLNYLNYSGTIQTFKSQNDNLIPLIKEVDFLAPSLYVYNPGLLHNRGNQNYIKNKLIQALQYGDQYNKPVYPFIWNRTTSKDEGANFSLIPVEYFAQVVELISETSYKNQKAKGVFWWHSEGYSYRNINKLKAVKMEYSKVNNTKDYQYQMFNEYFQSIKKYVK; encoded by the coding sequence ATGCGTTTTTTATGTATGTTTTTATTGATCTTTAATTTATTATTTAGTGTTTTTTTACCTAATCAGAAAAATAACCTAGATGTTAAACAAGCGAAAAATTTAGATTTGTTATTCTTGGTCGAGCCGGATTCAGATAGTCAATTGAAATTTTCTAAGGATAATAATTTAAAAACCTATATGATTTTTTATCAGCAATTTTTTGTCAAAGATGAAAAATTTAATGAAGAAATGCTTAGAAACCAAATCGAGACTAAATTTCCTGATGTAAATTCAACAGGGTTTGCCGTTTTAGATTGGGAAGGAAAAGCTCTAAAATCATTTCAACAGCAGAAGGATCCAGGAATGGTTGATTATTACAAAGGAGAATTTCTGAAAGCCATAAGATTTGCTAAAAAGCTTAGGCCAAATGTAAAGTGGGGATTTTATCACTTGAATTATTTAAATTATTCAGGAACCATTCAAACATTTAAATCACAAAATGATAATTTAATTCCTCTTATTAAAGAAGTAGATTTTCTGGCACCATCACTTTATGTTTACAATCCAGGTTTATTACATAATAGAGGGAATCAAAATTATATAAAGAATAAATTGATTCAAGCTTTACAATATGGAGATCAATATAATAAGCCAGTTTATCCTTTTATTTGGAATAGAACAACATCAAAAGATGAAGGCGCAAATTTCAGTTTGATTCCAGTAGAATATTTCGCACAAGTAGTAGAGCTTATAAGCGAAACATCATATAAAAATCAAAAAGCTAAAGGTGTTTTTTGGTGGCATTCTGAAGGTTATTCTTATAGAAATATAAACAAACTAAAAGCAGTAAAAATGGAATATTCAAAAGTAAATAATACTAAGGATTACCAGTATCAAATGTTCAATGAATATTTTCAAAGTATAAAGAAATATGTAAAATAA
- a CDS encoding polysaccharide biosynthesis protein, translating to MQIKDKTLLITGGTGSFGTAVLNRFLQTDHFKEIRIFSRDEKKQDDMRNLYKNEKIKYYIGDVRDYNSVEPATRGVDYIFHAAALKQVPSCEFFPMQAVKTNVEGTQNVILAAAANKVLKVICLSTDKAAYPINAMGISKAMMEKVAVAEARNLKDTTVCLTRYGNVMASRGSVIPLFLNQIQKGEPITITDPNMSRFFMSLEDAVDLVLFAFENGNPGDLFVNKAPAGSIGDLAQALIELTGKKVPVKIIGTRHGEKLYETLCTREEMIKAEDMGDFYRIPADNRDLNYAKYFSEGEEDISKIEDYHSHNTEQQGVEGLKQLISTLPLIRKEVFGEDVMQYS from the coding sequence ATGCAAATAAAAGATAAAACACTCCTAATAACAGGAGGCACTGGTTCATTCGGAACAGCTGTACTAAACAGATTTTTACAAACCGACCACTTTAAAGAAATACGCATTTTTTCTCGTGATGAGAAAAAACAGGATGATATGCGTAACCTGTATAAAAATGAAAAAATTAAATACTATATAGGCGATGTAAGAGATTATAATTCGGTTGAACCAGCGACAAGAGGGGTAGATTATATTTTCCATGCAGCTGCCCTAAAACAGGTTCCTTCGTGCGAATTTTTTCCTATGCAAGCTGTAAAAACAAATGTGGAAGGGACACAAAATGTCATTCTTGCTGCTGCAGCAAATAAAGTTTTAAAGGTAATTTGTTTATCAACAGATAAAGCTGCTTATCCTATCAATGCTATGGGGATTTCCAAAGCAATGATGGAAAAGGTAGCAGTAGCAGAAGCCCGTAATTTAAAAGACACAACAGTTTGTTTGACCCGTTATGGAAATGTAATGGCTTCCAGAGGATCTGTTATCCCGCTATTTTTAAATCAGATTCAAAAAGGAGAACCTATTACGATTACGGATCCTAATATGTCTCGCTTTTTTATGTCTTTAGAAGATGCAGTAGACTTAGTTCTGTTTGCTTTTGAAAACGGAAATCCTGGAGACTTATTTGTAAATAAAGCTCCTGCAGGAAGCATTGGAGATTTAGCTCAAGCTTTAATTGAATTGACTGGTAAAAAGGTCCCTGTTAAGATTATCGGAACTCGTCATGGCGAAAAATTATATGAAACACTTTGTACGCGCGAGGAAATGATAAAAGCAGAAGATATGGGTGATTTTTATCGTATCCCTGCTGATAACCGTGATTTGAACTACGCTAAATACTTTTCTGAAGGAGAAGAAGATATCTCAAAAATAGAAGATTATCATTCACATAATACGGAACAACAAGGTGTAGAAGGTCTAAAGCAGTTAATATCAACTCTGCCACTAATACGAAAAGAGGTGTTTGGTGAGGATGTAATGCAATATTCTTAG
- a CDS encoding WxcM-like domain-containing protein, whose amino-acid sequence MILKGNRHEDLRGVITYNNEFDASIIKRIYTIENHSTEFIRGWQGHKIETRWFACINGSFEIDVIEVDNFKNPSKDLTINKYILSSETLTYLHVRGGCLTAIKSLEEGSKLLVLADYGLGEIDDEYRFELNYFTQKNDL is encoded by the coding sequence GTGATATTAAAAGGAAACAGGCATGAAGACTTAAGGGGTGTTATAACTTATAATAATGAGTTTGATGCTTCTATAATTAAACGTATTTACACAATAGAGAATCACTCAACTGAATTTATAAGAGGTTGGCAGGGACATAAAATAGAAACACGTTGGTTTGCATGTATCAATGGAAGCTTTGAAATAGACGTCATAGAAGTGGATAATTTTAAGAACCCTTCAAAAGATTTAACGATAAATAAATATATACTTTCTTCAGAAACTTTAACTTACCTCCATGTAAGAGGTGGTTGCCTAACCGCGATAAAAAGTCTTGAAGAAGGAAGTAAATTACTTGTTTTAGCTGATTATGGACTGGGAGAAATAGATGATGAATATCGGTTTGAGTTAAATTATTTTACGCAAAAAAATGATTTGTAA
- a CDS encoding polysaccharide biosynthesis C-terminal domain-containing protein, which yields MKKIGITGQNGFVGRHLYNTLGLFPEEFEHVEFKKEFFDNQQQLDEFVSKCDVIVHLAAMNRHESEQFIYETNVALAQNLVESLKRTVSKAHVMISSSTQEERDNLYGRSKREGREIIVKWASENGGKVTGLIIPNVFGAFGKPFYNSFVATFCYQLTHGETPSIANDGEVKLIYVQELVDRIISEIRSEESKNELFVEPTACKKVSEVLSLLNQFKTKYFDNGEIPAINDSFEHNLFNTYRSYIDHKNHYPVKFTQHTDPRGAFVEIIRLGIGGQCSFSTTVPNITRGNHFHTRKIERFAVIKGKALIQLRKIDSDEVLDFYLDGTEPSYVDMPIWYTHNIKNIGEEELYTIFWINEAYNPEDADTYFVEV from the coding sequence ATGAAAAAAATAGGAATAACCGGCCAAAATGGATTTGTTGGCCGTCATTTATATAATACACTGGGCTTATTTCCAGAAGAATTTGAACATGTTGAATTTAAGAAAGAGTTTTTCGACAATCAACAGCAATTAGATGAATTTGTTTCAAAATGTGATGTTATTGTCCATTTGGCAGCCATGAATCGTCATGAGAGCGAGCAGTTTATTTATGAAACTAATGTAGCTTTAGCTCAGAATTTAGTTGAGTCTTTAAAACGCACAGTCTCCAAAGCGCACGTCATGATTTCATCTTCAACCCAGGAAGAAAGGGATAATTTATATGGAAGGTCAAAACGTGAGGGGCGTGAAATAATAGTTAAGTGGGCCAGTGAAAATGGTGGGAAAGTTACGGGTTTAATTATTCCGAATGTTTTTGGAGCGTTTGGTAAGCCTTTCTATAATTCTTTTGTCGCTACATTTTGTTATCAGTTAACGCATGGCGAAACTCCAAGTATTGCCAATGATGGTGAAGTAAAGCTAATTTATGTGCAAGAATTGGTAGATCGAATTATTAGTGAGATTCGTTCGGAAGAAAGTAAGAATGAGTTATTTGTTGAGCCTACAGCCTGTAAGAAAGTTTCTGAAGTTTTGTCATTATTAAACCAATTCAAAACCAAATATTTTGATAATGGTGAGATCCCGGCTATTAACGATTCTTTTGAACATAATTTATTTAATACCTACCGTTCTTATATAGATCATAAGAATCATTATCCCGTTAAATTTACTCAACATACAGATCCACGGGGTGCTTTCGTTGAAATCATCCGTTTAGGTATTGGTGGACAATGTTCATTTTCAACTACAGTTCCGAACATAACAAGAGGGAATCATTTTCATACAAGAAAAATAGAACGTTTCGCTGTTATTAAAGGAAAAGCATTAATCCAACTGAGAAAAATTGATTCTGATGAAGTTCTTGATTTTTATCTGGACGGGACAGAACCTTCTTATGTAGATATGCCGATCTGGTATACTCATAATATTAAGAATATAGGAGAGGAAGAATTATATACTATTTTTTGGATTAATGAAGCATATAATCCTGAAGATGCAGATACTTATTTTGTAGAAGTTTAA
- the wecB gene encoding non-hydrolyzing UDP-N-acetylglucosamine 2-epimerase yields the protein MKKLKVMTVVGTRPEIIRLSRVLSALDASEAIEHIIVHTGQNYDYELNQIFFDDLGLRKPDYFLEAAGKTATETIGNILIKIDPLLEELNPEAFLVLGDTNSCLCAIPAKKRHIPIFHMEAGNRCFDQRVPEETNRKIVDHTADVNLTYSDIAREYLLREGLPADRIIKTGSPMFEVLNHYLPEINASDVLKKLNLEEGKFFVVSSHREENINSEKNFRGLIDSLNAIAEKYQYPIIVSTHPRTRNMIDKMRVEVRPEIQFLKPLGFHDYNALQKRSYAVLSDSGTISEESSILNFRALNIRQAHERPEAMEESSVMMVGLSPERILQGLVQVQRQKIGDERNFRQVADYSMPNVSEKVVRIIISYTDYIKRVVWSEQ from the coding sequence ATGAAAAAGTTAAAAGTAATGACGGTTGTCGGAACACGACCGGAGATTATTAGATTGTCAAGAGTATTATCCGCTTTGGATGCATCTGAAGCCATAGAACATATCATTGTTCATACAGGTCAAAACTATGACTATGAACTTAATCAGATCTTTTTTGATGATCTGGGACTTAGAAAGCCTGATTATTTTCTGGAGGCAGCTGGAAAAACTGCTACAGAGACGATAGGAAATATCTTAATAAAAATAGATCCGCTATTGGAAGAATTAAATCCAGAGGCATTTTTGGTTCTTGGAGATACCAATTCTTGTTTATGTGCAATTCCTGCAAAAAAGAGACATATTCCTATTTTCCATATGGAAGCAGGTAACCGATGTTTTGATCAAAGAGTACCGGAAGAAACCAACCGTAAAATTGTAGATCATACTGCAGATGTAAATCTTACGTATTCGGATATCGCAAGAGAATATTTACTTCGTGAAGGATTACCCGCTGACAGAATTATCAAAACAGGTTCGCCGATGTTTGAGGTTCTGAACCATTACTTACCAGAAATTAATGCATCTGATGTACTCAAGAAACTAAACTTAGAAGAAGGGAAGTTTTTCGTAGTATCTTCTCATCGAGAAGAAAATATTAATTCAGAAAAAAACTTTAGAGGTTTAATAGATTCTCTAAATGCTATAGCAGAGAAATATCAATATCCTATTATTGTTTCCACGCATCCAAGAACAAGAAATATGATCGATAAAATGAGAGTGGAGGTACGTCCTGAAATCCAATTTCTTAAACCTTTAGGATTCCATGATTATAATGCGCTTCAGAAACGCTCTTATGCAGTATTATCAGATTCAGGAACTATTTCTGAAGAATCCTCTATACTTAACTTTAGAGCTCTTAATATACGCCAGGCTCATGAGAGACCAGAGGCAATGGAAGAATCTAGTGTAATGATGGTAGGTTTATCACCGGAACGTATTCTACAAGGATTGGTGCAGGTTCAGCGACAGAAGATTGGAGATGAACGGAACTTCAGACAGGTTGCAGATTATTCTATGCCAAACGTATCCGAAAAAGTCGTAAGAATCATCATTTCTTATACCGATTATATTAAAAGAGTGGTCTGGAGCGAACAATAG